GTTCCCCTGTAGGTCATCTCTCACTTTTCCCTGGCTGCTTTCAAGATGTCTGTTAGTTTTCGACAGTTTATGATGTATCTGGGCTTGGATTtcttgggtttattctgtttcAGCTTCACTCAGCTCTCCTGGAAGAATTTTAGCCATCATTTCTGCAGATGATTTTAAAGCACTACACTCTTTCTCTTATCTTTCTATGATCCCTATAACACAACCTCAAAACTTTTCCTCAGCCCTTTTCTGTTGTTCAGATTGGATGATTTGTATTGATCTATTATCTTTTGTCATCTTCAACCTGTTACTGGGTCTATCCagcaagattttttaaatttcagttggaGCATTTTTCAGTTCTAATATTGTCACTTGGTGTTCCTATTATCTATTTCTCTAttgataatttctattttaatactTATTTCAAGAGTGTGATGGTTCATTTGAACTTTTCAATAATAGCTTCCTTCAAGTCTATGATGGCAGCTACTGACTGCCTTTTTCCATGACAGCCGGTTTCATGGTTTCATATGCTGAGTAATTTGGAGTGCCTCATAgggattttgagtattacatGATGAAATACAACCAAGTCCTATGGAGTATGCTGGCATTTTTGTTTTATCAAGTAATCAATCTGTTTAGGCTCAGGCCCCAAGTCCTGGGGTGCTTCTTCCAGTGCCAGTTCAGCCTTCAAAGCTTTTGCAGTGCTCTTTGGACCTGCCTCACACGTACAGAATTTTGTGGTCCGTCTGAGACCCGAGGAGGGGTCTGGCTGGTGGCCCACTCTCAAAGGTGCTCGGCTGGCTAATTAGGATTGGGGGACAGTGTGAACAAGGAGAGCAGGTGAGGGAAAGCTGGGGAGTTACAGAATATGTATAGCATTATTCCATATTTGTGGAAAAAACAAACAGTGTATATGTACCTCCAAGTGCCTAGAAAAAAGGTCTGGTTTCCTCTAAGAAGGGACATAGAATATTGGTGAGGGGGTGGTGTTGAAAGGAACTTTGACTTTTTACTCTATACTTCTCTTTGagttagggcttctctggtggctcaggggaatctgctgccagtgtaggagacttgggtttgatccctgggtcaggaaggtccctagagaaggaaatggaaacccactccagtattcttgcttgggaaatcatatggacagaggagcctggggggctatagtgcatgggttcacaaagagttgaatgcaactaaacaacaaatctcTTAAGTTACTTTTGTCCATGCCCTATcccttttgtaatttttaaagcaataagGTATGAGGGAAAGACTGGGGAAAATGTGGAGTTTAATTCAAAGTGTATACACAGAAAGTATCTTTTCCTGGATGTAATACACCTTACTAAATATACCTTACTAAATATTTATctaatgaaaaatacatttagGAGTCAATATAATCATTGAATTCTCTTCAACCATTAATGTACTAATCAGAATTACTGCCCACAAAACAGAAGCTTAGCCTGTAGAATTAATGAACTTTATTCACATTTTTCCAAGTAACTGCAATATTAAGTACAAGCTAAAAGCAACATACAGTTCTTAGAAAACACAGCCCCGAGTTCCCACCGCCTGAGCGCTGTGACTGTGGGTGCCCAGCCTTAGTACCTTCAGAATGTTAAAGTGAGTGCAGTGCTCAAAATACATACCCAGCACAGGGGGACAGCTCTTAAAAACAGTTCTGCTAATtataaagaaatccaaaaagagcCCTCTAGTGTATCACGCAGGTGTCCTGACtttcaaaatggaaatgaatAATAAAGGAGCGGCTTTCCAGGCTGGGAGGAAGCCTGGGCCTCAGCCCTGGACATGGCTCCTCTCACAGAATTTGGTACTAAGTGGACAGCTCCCTATTCAGCCTATTGCACAAAGTCCATTTCAAATATTATACATGGTCACACTTTTCGGATCActttttaaatactatttaacTCATCACAAGACTATGGGAAGGACCCATGAGTCAGGCTTTGGCAGTTTGATCCCAAACCAACTACAGAATCAGACTGTATAAATATTAGCACCATTTTTTAACTAGTCCAGTGAAATGTAAAACTGCCCACTAAGCTATTTTTCACTGAAGCAGTCAACAAGACATTTGTTTTCACTTCTAACATATGCTTGGCCCCTCTTCCTCTTTGCCAGTAATACATTTGAACACTTTGATGAGCAAGTACTAACATTTCTGCTGATAAAGTTTATGTTCAGCACAGCCTCAGCACTCAAAAGCCACCTTTGTGTTATTTTAGCTGGGTCATGCAAACTCAGACAGCTAAAATGCACAACAGAAAGGGGGCTTTTGGGTGCTGAGGCTATGCTGGACATAAACTTTATCAGTGGAAATGTTAGCACTTGCTCATCAAAGTGTTCAAAGCTTTCAAATCACTAGTAATCTACATCTGATGAGTCAATGACAAAGCTATTTCATAAAAAGCACCACAAATGTGTGCTTACTACATTACAAGCAATTCAGATAAACTATACCCTATTTTACTTTTagtagactttaaaagaaatgtatataGGTACTTGGGAATTTTCTGGCAGTGGGGGAGTACAAGCATTTTGACACCTCATAAATAGAGCAGTCTTTTaggttttaaaaggaagaaaaaggacagATTCCTAGTCTCATTCACCTCAGCCCAGCAGAAGTATTCCGGTGTTACTTAATATTCTATTATTGCTTTTAGTAAACACAGGAAATATGTTACAACAAGTTGTTTTAATTAAGAACttaaaaggtaaaattttaaaaagagactctTATGCAGCAGTTATTtcaatctatattttaaatatcagtgGGTTCTCAGTTTCAAACTTTTCAACATGAAAGGCAATTTTAAATTACCTCACTATTTCATAAGTTGTCTCAAGGAATAAGAACATGATCACCATGACATTAGTGAGAAGGAAAAAGTAGGACATCAAGTTGTTACAACTTAAAAATTTTGTAGGTTCAAAAGGTCATCTTTACCCctgaagagaaagaacaaaatgaaacccTAACCAACTAATGGCTTGGACACAGGAAGGGGACTCTAGTCACTTCATATTGACTCATTCATTGTTCACGCAcattaaaaacacttaaaaaaaacctTGTTCATTGGTCCTCTACTTAAAAGGGGGAAAATACTGGCCAATATCACCTTCTAGGTTCTTCCAGATCTGCATGTGGAGTTTGCAGTAGTAATTAAGCATATTAAATACAAGTCTGTGTTTTAAAGGAGAGAGTCGGGCTTGCTCAGGACCCTGAGGGGTCGGGTTTCTAAGGCAGTCCATCAGCATGGACCTGAGCTACTCCCCACTTCCTAAGACTGTCAGCTACAACGGGAACAGAACACTGGAGCTGGTGGTTGAAACTATACATGCAGGAAGTGGTTTTAAAGGAAAAGTTTCCACCACCACATTACCACAGAAATTTCATCTTTAGGTACCTGCAGTGTTTAAGGACTATAATAACAACAAGATTCACCAGAATCCCTAGCAAGGACATTTTGGACAACACACAGACCTTTCTCTTACTAAACATACATCGTAGTGACTAGGAGAGCTCTCTATATATTCACCTCAAAATAACACACacattttaagttcttttaaaaagctCATGATTCTTCAATATGAATTTGCAAAGCTTAATATGATTATGTAAGATGATACTGTGTGAAGATTTTATATGGAATGAAACATCTTTGTAGAAATCAACCATAATACTTCAAAGACCCAGAGTAAAAATATCAAGGAAATGCTCAAATGCACATCAAACACCAAATTTTCATTCATACATCTCTACATGGTAAGCTGGCAaagtacttttttctctcttatcagGAATTTAGCATTCATCCTTACTGTAGATTCCTACCTCTGCTAAATGGAaaaaatgtttctcaaaaccactttCTACCCCAGAAGCAAATGTCCTGGAGAGAAGGAAACACTTCATTGAAATGCTCACATCTATGCCCATACACAGAGCAGCATCCCCTCACATTAGCGTCTACACAAAACCTACCAGCTAGGAACCTATGAGGAATGTATTTCAACCAAAAGTCTGAACAATGTACATCATCAAGGCTTTGTTATTGGTAAGTTCCATGGAGGAGAAAAGTAGGGGTGATCCACATCTCTAATAGGTAGCTTAAAATCTGTCCCCCATCCCCAGTAAGTAAGACAATGTCAATTTACTAAGtgaaattttagattttaaattctAAGTATCATTGCTAAACTCTTCTAGCAGAGGCAAAACTCCACAGTGGGTGAGTGCCAAAAGGGCCAGATTGCAGCAAGTGACTGGTACCCCATTAAGTGTCCTTAAAAAATCTCAATAAAAAGTGACAGTCTTTGACTCAAAAGAAACTTCAGTACTACTTCTAAACATTTCATTTGGAATGCACTTGAACTAAACTATTAATAAGTGCCTAGATGACAATTTAAAGAGAAAGGATGACCCTCATCCAGTTCAGATAGTTCTTAAATATCACAGTCCACATGAAGTGGTGCTTGAACTGAAAcgcaaaaaaaaaacatttaattgtTTAGGAACTACCAATGTTCTACAATGCTTTCACTATACATGGTATCAAGAGTAGTGCTGAAATTCACTTTTAACTTGATGTTCTTTCCCAAAGCAAACTACACATAAGGAAAAGGAATCTTCTGTGGCAAGCTGGCGTGAGCTTGCCAGCTCTGGAATCTGAGGAGCTGTTCAGAACAGGAGGAAAACAGGCTTCACCTAACCTGAACCTAGAAACTGAAGTTAAGCATCTGTCAGCCATTTAAAGGCATGTGGTGTCAGTATCTTAAAAGATTAAGATGCTTTAAAACAAAACCCTTAGAAGAATATCAAAGATTTAGGGAATTCTCCTCATAAATAACCGAATGTCTATGGCTTCAGTTGTCACCCTACTCCTGAGGCGGGTGACCAGGATTCATCAAAAGAGACAATCTTTTGGAAATTCCCCAAGAAAAACCTTGCATAATCAGTTGGTTTCTTAAACCTGTGTCCAGTTTCTTTtggtagtttttgttttgttctttcatttacacttttaaaaagaGGTTGTCCAAGCAACTGTTCCTTCCCTCAAGCTCTGGCAGAGTAGCATCTCATATACTCTGTCATCCATgggttctctgaggaggcaggCTTGACCCGCCTATTTTTCTCCACATCAGCAGAGTGAGCCCGCTGCCTCTGAGCCGCCAGCCgcctcttctccacctgccttctgcTCTTGGCTCGCAGTGCCGATTCATGGATCTAAGGGGAGTCAGAATGAATGAACAGTGGCTTTGGCACTAATTTTCCAGAGTATTCACAATGAAGCTTCCTCCAGATCACCTGGAGCAGGGCAGAGGCAAGTCAGTCTACCATATTCAGGACTTCTGTGAATAAAAGTTTCTCCAGAAGAGCCATTCCCCTGAGTTCTCTCTTACCCATTGTCAGAAGTAAAGAAACTCGGCAACAGAAAATGTCCACCAGACTAAATTGCAGTTTAAATGGTAAGCAACTAATCTACACGTGCCTTGAGAAACTGGCTCTGGAAAAGGATTGGAATTCCTTAGCATTAAGCAAGAATAAGTATTCCACTGAAGGAACTTATATATTTTACAGCAAAATACTATCAAATTTCAAGATTTTACCACCTAAGATGTTTAATGAACCTCATTCAACTTAACTCCACAGGACTGCCAGAGGACAACTCTGTTGTCCTCAAACAGAGTTATTTGAGATAACTCTGTTATCTCAAATATCACTCCAAAGACCACCATCTGCTAGAGTTGAGAAGTCTGTTCAGTAAGACTTGGACCATGGCACTTAATGAGAGTTCAAACAGCCTGCATCTCTGCTTCTCTTCAGGCCCTCTTTGCTTTGGGCTGGTGGATGCCGTTGGCACTAACACAGTCAttgctctgtgaccccacaggtgAGGGGCGCTTGTCGTCCCTTTGACTAAACTTTGGGGGAGGGATGAGCAGGGGACATGCAATCACTCTAATTTAATCCAAAGAGAAAACAGGAGTCTAGATAGATGTGCAGAACCACAGCAGATgcgatctgatagacagacagcAAGAAAGGGGCTGAGGTGCGAGATGCGAGTTATCAAGTCCAACAGAGCAGGAGCCTCTCAGGAGGCCAGACGCAAATCTAGACGGGCAGCTGCCAGCCCTGGCTACGCCCCTCGGCTGTACCTCCTGGGCCCCAGGAACTTGAAAGCCCTGCGTCCTGCCCCTTCTCCACCCGGCTCGGTGTCAGTAAAACCTCCCAGCTACCAGTTAACTCTCAGCAAAACCCCAGTCTCTAGGTAGCTAACATCCTGCATCCTGTTTGCTATCAGATGCCCAGTCCCGGGCTTTCCTTGGCCCACCTGAGACCTACCATGTCCCAAAACATCACAGCAACCACAGTATGATAGCCAGTGCCAGCCAGGccaaccccacccccaggggAAAGCAGAGAAGCCCGTTCACTGGCACCTACCTCCCGCACGGGGGCAGAGGCGCAGACGTTGTGAGTTTTCTGGCTTCCTGTGTCCGTCTGTTTCTCTCCCCACCCGTAGAGGGCAAACGGGTGCTTCTGTTCTTTTATCTTAGTGGGTGACCTCTGAGGACTCTTGATGGCTCTCCTGCTTCCTCGGGCAGCTAAGGCACCTGGTGGTTGCTGAGGGTCAGGACCGCTGGCTGATTTTTCAGGGTCTCTCATCCTGATCTGTCGTTCAGGTTTCTCTTTTACATCTTTCACTGGCAGTGCTTTTTGAAAAAGGAGATAAAACAGGATGGATGCTTTAAATTCAGGTTTACATATAATTacacataatttaaatatttgggATGGAAATTCATAATGCCTAGTTAAGTCAGTAACTTTTTTACTTACAGCTCAATTCTACAAGTTTCACttaaaatggacagaaataaATTAGTCTATcccattttaaaatcaacaaTAAATACACCAAGATTGAACCAAGCCTATTCAAAAGTAACAACCATCATTGGCATTCTGAGGTTATGAGTCTCAATTGAATACTAAAAGCTAAAAAGCTAGAAAACACCAGGGCCTACTGGCTTTCCCCATGATAAATCCAGTCATTTTACCATCTTGCTTCAGGGACAGATCTGGATTTGTGACAATCATTCATCAGCTGCAAAAGGTAAGTTTTTAAGTTACTCAACTGGAGTTTTGGGATTGTACTGCTTTGTGATGCTCCATGACTGTGGAAAATGCTCCTTTCAGCTCTCCCGAGCTCCTTATAAGAGCTGGCTGGTGCCCTCCATCACAATAAGGAGCGGTTTCCATAGCACCTCACCTCCATGTACAGCTGGGTGCACCCAGGGGGAGAGCTGGAAAGAGGGCTCTTATTCCTGACAACATGAACCAGGGCCCCTGGCCTACACAGTCCTAAATCTGTCAGCAAGGCTGGTAAAACTCTGGTGGGGAACGGACTGCCCACCTGAGGTGTACTCAGATATTCAGGACACACTCGAGAACATAGCCATTTTCCCTAATTACCCTTTATGACTGTCCAATCATTACTTCTATAACTATCTGTATAATCCTATGTGATCTTATAATCTTATGTGATCTTATACAGGTTGTATTCCTTGTGTAAAGCCCGAGTGAGCCTACGTTTTATCTCTGAGTAAGAGCCCCTTGTGCATCCAGGGCACCAACTTACAGACCCACTTGCTCCCGAGGCTCCAGAATTTGGCTCCAGACACAGTGCACATGTGTGAACCCTGACGCATCACCTGCATTTCTGTCTTCAGCAATGACCTTTATCTACCAAATCATTTCCTTTATTCTAAGCATTTTAAATAGACAGCATGTGTCTAGCCCTGGGGTTCAGCGCTTCACACTGCTGTGCACCGTATCTGTAAACCCAGCACTCAGGCTATCTGGGGACACATGAGATGCCAGTCTTACACTAAATCCTGAGAACCCAAATCCCCCCATCACTCAAACACTCTTCTGAGTGATGTGTCCACACCTcatcctctttccttccctgggtctaggaagaagggaaagagccCATCAGGACCAAGACAATGGAGGTAGAAGGGGGTCCAAGCCTGGCGTAGTTACGACACTGAGAGAGGTGGAAACAACTCCACTCATCTTCAGGGATTCATTTCCTTAtcttcctctcccagcccccatATGT
Above is a genomic segment from Dama dama isolate Ldn47 chromosome 15, ASM3311817v1, whole genome shotgun sequence containing:
- the CCSAP gene encoding centriole, cilia and spindle-associated protein produces the protein MSPGSGVKSEYMKRYQEPRWDEYGPCYRALRHYRLGRRLLEQAHAPWLWDDWGQAGASDDSASSASSGTGAPAPQCVPASPPPPAEPEARVGPEERGVEAAGDAETRDAVDAEDAAPPALPVKDVKEKPERQIRMRDPEKSASGPDPQQPPGALAARGSRRAIKSPQRSPTKIKEQKHPFALYGWGEKQTDTGSQKTHNVCASAPVREIHESALRAKSRRQVEKRRLAAQRQRAHSADVEKNRRVKPASSENPWMTEYMRCYSARA